A region of the Dehalogenimonas sp. THU2 genome:
CTGGGTGTAGCCGGTATCAGCTTCGGCGGCTATGTGTCGGCCATTGCCATGGGAATAGACCGGCGGCTCCGGGCTGGGGCGTTTCTGTTCACTGCCGGCAACCTGGAAAAACTGGCCCGGACCAGATCCAGCAGCCGGTTTACCAGGTATGATATCAGCGAAGACCTTTTCCGGAAAAACCAGAGCAGCTATATGGCTTATGTGGCTGATGTCTCAGCGCGGGGCTTTGACAATGTGCCACCACCGCAAGTGGGGTATCTTTTCGATCCTTATACTTTTTGTTCCGAAATAAAAAACAAACCTGTCTTGATGATGAACGCGCATTGGGACGAGTATTTCCCTAAAGAAGCGGCAAACGAATTCTGGGAAGCTTGCGGCAAACCAAAACAGATATGGCTGCCGGCGAGTCATGCGAGTGCCTGGATATATTACCCTGTCATACGTCACCATGTCGTCAATCTGTTCCGCAATTCACTCATGGTTTGACGGACCCGGTACGACAGAGTCCGTTAACGGGTCATCGACGGCGCATCAATCTGAAACGGATGTAATGCCCAGTGCTTTGATCAGATCAAGCACCCGTTGCTTGATCTCGTCGCGGATCTGACGGACGGTGGTTAAGTCCTTGCCCTTGGGGTCGGTCAGCGCCCAGTCTTCTTTAGGGGCGGCAATGACCGGGCAGGCGTTATCCATGCAACCCATGGTGATGGCTTTTTCGATTCCTTGTGTCATCTCGAAGGTGAGCAGGCGGGGCAGGCTGGCGGAAAGGTCGAATCCCAGCTCCTTCATGGCTTCGACGACGACCGGATTCACCGAATCACCCGGCTCGGTGCCGGCTGATTCTGCTACCGCTTCTCCGTGAGCATAGTGGTTGAAGAACGCCTCAGCCATCTTTGATCGCCCCGAATTGTGGATACAAACGAAGAGTACCTTTTTCAGAACCATCACCCCCTGGTAACTCTCATATTAGACCGTTTGGTTATTGAATATTGGAACTTGAATTTTGTTTGGAATTTGTATCTTGGTTATTGATCATTGGTCAATACTTACCGCCGATCTCTTCCTGTTTACCGGTGACTACGAAGACCACCCGCTCACAGATGTTGGTAACCCGGTCGGCGGAACGCTCAAGGTTGTGGGCGGCCCAGATGAGCCGGGTCGCCCGATTTACCGTCTTGGGATCCTCCCCCATGAAGTAAAGCAATTCGCGAAAGATCTGATCGTATAAAGCATCGACTTCATCATCATCCTCTGTGACCTTCCGCGCCGCGACGGCATCCCGTCGGACAAATGCATCCATCGCCCGCCGGAGCATATCGGCCGTTTTGTCAGCCATGCGCGGCAGATCGATGAGGGGTTTTAACGGCGGCTCATCGCCCAGCATGATGGCGATCTTGGCATTGCCCGCCGCATGATCGCCGATGCGCTCCAGGTCGATAATGACGTTCAGGACGGCTACGATGACGCGCAGATCGCGAGCCATCGGCGCCTGGGTGGCGATGAGGTGAATGCAATCCTCTTCGATCTCGAAGCGCTTTTCGTTGATGAGAGAGTCGTCTTTGACTACGCGCTGCGCCAGGGCGGTGTCGCGGCTTTTTAGGGCATCCATCGAAAGGGTTATGGCATTCTCCACCATGCTGCCTAAGCTGAGCACCTTGTCCTGCAATTGTTTCAGATTGCGTTCGTAATCAACTCTCATAGCTTTCCTCTCTTACCCAAAGCGGCCGGTAATATAGTCTTCAGTACGTTTATCGCGCGGGTTGGTAAAAAGTTCCATGGTGGGTCCGTATTCCACCAGCGTACCCGACCGGTCGTCGTCCACCATCAGGAAGGCCGTCTGGTCTGAAACCCGCGCCGCCTGCTGCATGTTGTGGGTGACGATAACGATCGTATAGGAGGTCGCCAGAGTGCGCATCAGATCTTCGATCTTAAGTGTGGCAATGGGGTCGAGAGCCGAACATGGCTCATCCATCAGGATGACCTCCGGTTCGACGGCGAGTACCCGGGCGATGCATACCCGCTGCTGCTGACCGCCGGAGATGGACAGTCCCGACTGGCCCAGTTTGTCCTTCACCTCATCCCAGATGGCTGCCTGCCGCAGGCTTTTTTCGACGATCTCCTCCAGGACATGCTTTTTCCTGATACCGTGGCGTCGCGGCCCGAAGGCCACGTTATCGAAGATGGACATGGGGAAGGGGTTGGGTTTCTGAAAGACCATGCCGACGCGTTTCCTGAGTTCGACGACGTCGACGTCCTTTCCAAAGATGTCGACGCCGTCGAACTCGACCAATCCCTGGGTCCGAGCCACGGGGATGAGGTCGTTCATACGGTTGAACTCTCTAAGCAGAGACGACTTACCGCACCCCGAGGGGCCGATAATGGCAGTGATACCGCAGGCTGGTATATCCATGGTGACGTCCTTGAGCGCCCGGAAGCTGCCATAATAGAGGTTCAAGTGCTCGGTGCGCAACTTGCCGGTGCCCAAGGTGCAGATGGTGTTTTCTTGTTCCCTGACGATTGCAGGCCTGATATCCATGTATTTACCTCTTGCGTGTTCTTAAGCGGATGATGGTGACCAGGATATTAAATAAAAGCACCATTGCCACCAGTACCAGGGCTACTCCCCACATCACCTCCCGTGGCATGCCGGGAACATGGGCTGAGACGGTGTACAGGTGATAGGGCAGCGCCATGAAACGGTCGAATGGGGAAGTGGGCAACCCGGGGACCAGGAACGCGGCGCCGACCACCAGGATAGGCGCCGTCTCGCCGGCGGCGCGGCTCATGGCCAAAATGGCGCCGGTCAGGATTCCGGAGGATGCTTCCGGCAGTACAGCGTGCCGGATGGTCTGCCATTTAGAAACACCGATGGCCAGACTGCCCTCGCGATATTCCCTCGGCACAGCGATGATAGCTTCCCGGGAGGTGGTGATGGTCATGGCCAAAGCCTGGGCGGCCAGGGTCAGTGAGGCGGCGATGAGCGACAGCCCCATGTCCAGGGTTAGCACGAAGACGGCCAAACCAAACAGGCCGAAGACGATGCTGGGCACACCGGCCAGGTTGATGATAGACAGGTTGATGAGGCGGGTCAGCCAGTTGTCGCGGGCGTATTCGGAAAGATAGATGCCAGCCATTACTCCGACCGGTAGGGCGATGAGGATGGTGCCCAGCATCAGGTAGGCAGTACCGATGATGGCTGGAAGAATACCGCCCGCCCTGCCTGCCTGCGATGGAGACTGGGTGATAAAGTCCCAGGAGATGACGCTGTAACCGCTGGCGATCATGTAAATGAGAATGAGAATAACCGGCACCACCACGATCAGCATGGCCGTAAAGAGCAGTGCCATGGCGGCGCGCTGGGTGAACTGGCGGGATTTTATATTGCTTTTCATCAGTTAGCTTCTCGCGAACTTGCGCTTCTGGGCGTCCATGACTTTGGCAGCGATGAAATTAACCAGCATCGTCAGCATGAACAGGACAAGGCCGATGGCGAAAAGAGCCTTGTATACCGGCCCGTTAACCACGGCGTTGCCAATGCCGGAAGCCACCGCTGCGGTCATAGGCATCATCGGATCGAAAGGTGAATCAGGCACTGCCAATGCGCCGCCAGCCACCATAAGCACCGTCATTGTCTCGCCGATAGCCCGGCCGACGCCCAGCATGATGGCTGCCGAAACACCGGACAGCGCTGATGGCAGGCAGACGTTCCAGATGGTCTCCCACTTAGTAGCGCCCAGTCCGTAGGATGCCTGCCGAAACTCATTGGGTACGGCGCGCAAGGCGTCCTCCGACAC
Encoded here:
- a CDS encoding alpha/beta hydrolase family protein, whose product is MNRFNPYDYVPVGNFTTEHISSTGTFQQFRVSFDSACPADFPEMNLVTGDYYLPRNTTKKHPLVVLVHGVGDTSTMPCRLLARSLAGAGIASLVLYMPIHSRRLPEEMKKRFYDLSAQDWFNLYRISVVNIRQVLDWAESRLEIDTHRLGVAGISFGGYVSAIAMGIDRRLRAGAFLFTAGNLEKLARTRSSSRFTRYDISEDLFRKNQSSYMAYVADVSARGFDNVPPPQVGYLFDPYTFCSEIKNKPVLMMNAHWDEYFPKEAANEFWEACGKPKQIWLPASHASAWIYYPVIRHHVVNLFRNSLMV
- a CDS encoding arsenate reductase ArsC, with protein sequence MVLKKVLFVCIHNSGRSKMAEAFFNHYAHGEAVAESAGTEPGDSVNPVVVEAMKELGFDLSASLPRLLTFEMTQGIEKAITMGCMDNACPVIAAPKEDWALTDPKGKDLTTVRQIRDEIKQRVLDLIKALGITSVSD
- the phoU gene encoding phosphate signaling complex protein PhoU, which produces MRVDYERNLKQLQDKVLSLGSMVENAITLSMDALKSRDTALAQRVVKDDSLINEKRFEIEEDCIHLIATQAPMARDLRVIVAVLNVIIDLERIGDHAAGNAKIAIMLGDEPPLKPLIDLPRMADKTADMLRRAMDAFVRRDAVAARKVTEDDDEVDALYDQIFRELLYFMGEDPKTVNRATRLIWAAHNLERSADRVTNICERVVFVVTGKQEEIGGKY
- the pstB gene encoding phosphate ABC transporter ATP-binding protein PstB produces the protein MDIRPAIVREQENTICTLGTGKLRTEHLNLYYGSFRALKDVTMDIPACGITAIIGPSGCGKSSLLREFNRMNDLIPVARTQGLVEFDGVDIFGKDVDVVELRKRVGMVFQKPNPFPMSIFDNVAFGPRRHGIRKKHVLEEIVEKSLRQAAIWDEVKDKLGQSGLSISGGQQQRVCIARVLAVEPEVILMDEPCSALDPIATLKIEDLMRTLATSYTIVIVTHNMQQAARVSDQTAFLMVDDDRSGTLVEYGPTMELFTNPRDKRTEDYITGRFG
- the pstA gene encoding phosphate ABC transporter permease PstA; amino-acid sequence: MKSNIKSRQFTQRAAMALLFTAMLIVVVPVILILIYMIASGYSVISWDFITQSPSQAGRAGGILPAIIGTAYLMLGTILIALPVGVMAGIYLSEYARDNWLTRLINLSIINLAGVPSIVFGLFGLAVFVLTLDMGLSLIAASLTLAAQALAMTITTSREAIIAVPREYREGSLAIGVSKWQTIRHAVLPEASSGILTGAILAMSRAAGETAPILVVGAAFLVPGLPTSPFDRFMALPYHLYTVSAHVPGMPREVMWGVALVLVAMVLLFNILVTIIRLRTRKR